In Streptomyces sp. 71268, the DNA window ACCGGCCCGATCAGGACCTCGACGGTGTCCGCGTCGTGCCCGGGCGCCCGGCGCCGCAACAGCGCGTACGGAGGGCAGTCGGCGGACAGGAGGCGGCGGACGAGCTCGGCGGCGCCGGGCTGGTCGCGCTCGGGCGTACCGGGCTGGGCGTGGTGCGCCGGCTTGGGTGGCTGTGACTGCTCTGACATGGGGTCCTTCCGTCCGGAGGGGTCCACGGGTCAGGTGGACCTACGGGGGAGGGACGGCCCGCACACGCAGCGAAGGCCGCCCCTCGGGGCGGCCTTCGCGTGGTGCTGTGGACAACGCGCGCTAGTGGGCCGCCGAGTGAGCGGTCCACCACCAGAAACGGTTGGGCTGCGTGTGCATGGGCGGCACCCTACCCGAAGCGGGACGGGCGCCGGCGGCGCCGTGTCCACGGACTGGCGGCGCGGGCGGCGGCGCCCGGGTCGCGCGAAGCGGACCGGCCACAACCGGTCGTGAAGCCTTCCATCGCAGGTCAACAAGGTGTCGGCATCGAGCCAGGAACCGGTCGGAAACCGTCTCAACCCGTGGGCGGGGGCATGGACGCCCGGAGAGACCCCGTAATGTTGACAACGTGACCGTGAACGCTGAAACCCACGCCGGTGGACACACCTGGCGCTCCCTGCCCGCGGCGCAGCAGCCTGACTGGCCGGACCACGAGGCTCTGCGCGATGTGATCGCCGAGCTCGAGTCCTATCCGCCCCTCGTCTTCGCCGGCGAGTGCGACCAGTTGCGTGCCCGGCTGGGCGCGGTGGCACGCGGCGAGGCGTTCCTGCTCCAGGGCGGCGACTGCGCGGAGGCGTTCGACGCCGTCGGCGCCGACCAGATCCGCAACAAGCTCAAGACGCTGTTGCAGATGGGCGCCGTCCTCACGTACGCCGGCTCGGTGCCGGTGGTCAAGGTCGGGCGGATCGCGGGCCAGTACAGCAAGCCGCGCTCCAAGCCCACCGAGACCCGCGACGGCGTCACCCTGCCGACCTACCGGGGCGACTCCGTCAACGGCTTCGAGTTCACCGAGGCCGCCCGCATCCCGGACCCGCAGCGGCTCAAGCGCATGTACCACGCGTCGGCCGCCACGCTGAACCTGGTGCGCGCCTTCACCACCGGCGGCTACGCCGACCTGCGCCAGGTGCACGCCTGGAACCAGGACTTCGTGAAGTCGTCCCCCTCCGGGCAGCGTTACGAGGCGCTGGCGCGGGAGATCGACCGCGCGCTGAACTTCATGAACGCCTGCGGGGTGGACCCGGAGGAGTTCAAGACCGTTGAGTTCTTCGCCTCGCACGAGGCCCTGGTGCTCGACTACGAGTCGGCGCTGACCCGGGTCGACTCGCGCACCGGTGACCTGTACGACGTCTCCGGGCACATGGTGTGGATCGGCGAGCGCACCCGACAGCTCGACGGCGCCCACATCGAGTTCGCCTCCAAGATCCGCAACCCGATCGGGGTGAAGCTCGGCCCCACCACCACGGCCGAGGACGCCCTCACCCTGATCGAGCGGCTCGATCCGAACCGCGAGCCGGGGCGGCTCACCTTCATCACCCGTATGGGCGCGGACAAGGTCCGCGACATGCTGCCCACGCTGGTCGAGAAGGTCACCGCCTCCGGCGCGCAGGTCGCCTGGATCTGCGACCCGATGCACGGCAACACCTTCGAGGCGGCCTCCGGCCACAAGACGCGGCGCTTCGACGACGTGTTGGACGAGGTCAAGGGCTTCTTCGAGGTCCACAAGGGCCTCGGCACCCACCCCGGCGGCATCCACGTCGAGCTGACCGGCGACGACGTGACCGAGTGTGTGGGCGGCGGCGACGAGATCTTCGTGGACGACCTGCACCAGCGCTACGAGACGGCGTGCGACCCGCGGCTCAACCGCAGCCAGTCGCTTGACCTGGCGTTCCTGGTCGCGGAGATGTACCGGGACCAGTGACGGACGGGGCCTGAAACGGCGTGTGGGGCGCGGATCTGTGATCCGCGCCCCACTGCTGTGACCCCGACTGTTATCCCCGTGGGGTGCCGGGTAAGGTAAGGGTAACCTCAGCGATCAATGGTGATGAGGTTTCCCTATCAATCCCGTACGGGGGTGACCGCGTGTACGTCTGCTCATGCTTCGGCATCACCGAGCGGCAGGTACGGGAGCATGCGGAAAGCGGCGCGTGCACCCCTCGCCAGATAGCCTCCGCCAGCAAGGCGGGCACCGACTGCGGCTCGTGCGTGCGCCGCATCCAGGCGCTCCTCGGGCGGGGCGCGGGCTGTCCCCGGCGCGCGGTCCTCGACCGACTCGGTCCGGACGGTGCCGCCGCCGCGCTGGCCGCCGAGCAGCCGGCCGCTCCCGCGCCGGTGTCCACCGTCGAGGCCGCCTGACGCCAGGTCCCGCGTAGACTGCCGCGCGGACGGGTGCCGCCCGGCGAATACGGGACTAGCTGTCGGGCTGCTCGATGAGTTGCGCGATGTAGAGCGGCTCGCCCAGTTTCTCGATCAGTTCGAGCTGGGTGTCGAGATAGTCGATGTGGTGTTCCTCGTCTTCGAGGATGCTCTCGAAGATGTTCGCCGACGTGATGTCGCCCTTGGACCGCATGACCTCGATGCCGCGCCGCAGGCGATCGATCGCCTCCACCTCGACCTGCCGGTCCGCCTGGAACATCTCGGTCACCGTCTGCCCCACCCGGACGTGGAACAGCCGCTGGTAGTTGGGTAGGCCCTCCAGGAACAGAATCC includes these proteins:
- a CDS encoding (2Fe-2S)-binding protein: MYVCSCFGITERQVREHAESGACTPRQIASASKAGTDCGSCVRRIQALLGRGAGCPRRAVLDRLGPDGAAAALAAEQPAAPAPVSTVEAA
- the bfr gene encoding bacterioferritin; the protein is MQGDPEVIEFLNEQLTGELTAINQYFLHAKMQENFGWTKLAKYTRHESFDEMKHAEVLTDRILFLEGLPNYQRLFHVRVGQTVTEMFQADRQVEVEAIDRLRRGIEVMRSKGDITSANIFESILEDEEHHIDYLDTQLELIEKLGEPLYIAQLIEQPDS
- a CDS encoding 3-deoxy-7-phosphoheptulonate synthase class II is translated as MNAETHAGGHTWRSLPAAQQPDWPDHEALRDVIAELESYPPLVFAGECDQLRARLGAVARGEAFLLQGGDCAEAFDAVGADQIRNKLKTLLQMGAVLTYAGSVPVVKVGRIAGQYSKPRSKPTETRDGVTLPTYRGDSVNGFEFTEAARIPDPQRLKRMYHASAATLNLVRAFTTGGYADLRQVHAWNQDFVKSSPSGQRYEALAREIDRALNFMNACGVDPEEFKTVEFFASHEALVLDYESALTRVDSRTGDLYDVSGHMVWIGERTRQLDGAHIEFASKIRNPIGVKLGPTTTAEDALTLIERLDPNREPGRLTFITRMGADKVRDMLPTLVEKVTASGAQVAWICDPMHGNTFEAASGHKTRRFDDVLDEVKGFFEVHKGLGTHPGGIHVELTGDDVTECVGGGDEIFVDDLHQRYETACDPRLNRSQSLDLAFLVAEMYRDQ